In Streptomyces sp. HUAS ZL42, the DNA window CCTCCGTCCGCCCCAGCTCCTGCGTCGTCTTCCACTCCTCCGCCTCGAACCGCATCAGCTCGGCGAACCGGCCGGCCGTTTCGGCGGACTCGGGGGCGAGGCGGTCGAGTACGGCCACGTAGGCGTCGGCCAGTGCGGCCGCTCGCCGGGCGGGGAGGATGCCGATCTGGAAGATGGCGTCACCGGGGTGTGGCAGGCGGAGGGGGTGGCCCGCTGAAGAGGAAGGAGCCGGGGAGTACGTCGGAGGGCACGCCGAGGCGGGCCAGTTCGTCGCTGAGGCGGTAGAACCACAAGGGGCGTGTCCACACGCCGAGGTCGGTGGTGTCGGAGAAGTGACAGGCCACCAGCTCGTGGAAGGCGTACAGGTAGGAGGGGCACAGGTCCGTACTCGGGGCGCCCTCGATCAGCTCCTCCAGCGCCCGGGTCACCGGCACCTCCAGGCCGATGCCCTGCTCACGGAAGCGGGCGTCGGTCTTCTCGCGCCGGTCGCGCACGATGCCCAGCCGCCGCTCCTGGTCCTGGGTCCGCTCCACCGCGGTGGGCAGCCGGATCACTCCGCATGTCGCCCGTGCTCATCTCCAGGCATTGACTTGCTCCGCGGGCTGAAGCCCGAGGATTCTGGCCTGCTCGCTGGGTGCTGTGCCGCTACGCGGCACGGGCATCGGGCGGGCTTCCGTGGCTTCCTGCTTCGTCGCGCTGTGCCAGAAGGGGGTCTGGTCTTACCGGCGCTCCACAGGCTGCAACCGCCAGTCCGGCGGCCTGTTTGACGTTGATCGCGGCGTTGTGGTCGCGGTCGTGGACACTCCCACAGGCGGTACAGGTCCACTCGCGTACGTCGAGGGGTTTGGGTCCGCTGTTCGCGCCGCAACTGGAGCACACTCCCAATACGCTGTTCAACCTCCTCAACTCGTATCCGCGGAGGGTGCTGGGCGAATGAGCGACGCCGAAGTGAACGAGGCCGATCTGCGCCTCGTGGGGCACCTCGTCGAAGGTGAGGTCGTGGCGGTCTTCCGCTGGGGCGTCATCGTGGACGCGGGGCTGTCACGGGTGGGGCTCATCGATGTCCTCTACATCGACGATGACGACACCTACCGGCCCGGAGACCGGGTCTCCTGCTACCTGGAAAGCTTCGACGAGATGAAGGACAAGTTCATCCTGCGCCCCCCGGGCCAGGTGCCCCTCGCGGACCGGCTCCGCGAAGCCCGCGAGCGACGGTCCGCCGACGAGGAAGGGTGACGCGAACGGGCGGGGCTCACCCGGAAGTCTCCGGGTGAGCCCCGCCCGTCCTGCTGCGACGAGTACTACCAGATCGCCTCGACCCACTCCGGGTGGTCGATGAACGGGTTGCGGTTGTGCTGGTAGGTGTCGTAGATGACCTGGTTGCGGCGCTCCTCGAAGGCGTCCGGCGGGTCCTCGTCGTTCCATGCCTTCAGGACCGCGAGCCTGCCCATGTACGGGCTGCCGCCGTTGTTGACGCTGCTGTTGACCTCGAGGTTCGCCCAGCCGTCGTCTCCCTCGTAGCGGACCGCCATGTAGAAGATCATGCGGGCCACGTCGCCCTTGACGGCGTCACGCGGCTCGAAGGAGTCGGAGTCGGTGAGGCTGCCGCCGGAGTTGGTGAAGCTGCTGCCGCCGTTGTCGAAGTCCTTGTTGCCGCGGATGGAGTTGACCGTCACGTCCTCGGGGCGGATGTGGTGCAGGTCGGTGCCCGGCCCGGTCGACGTGGTGAGGTCGCCGTGCGAGATCGCCCAGACGTGCTCGCGGTTCCAGTTGCCGCTGCTGCCGCCGTTGAGGGACTTGCTGCGGGAGATGCCGGAGTACAGCAGCTTCACGTTGCTGCTGTTGTTCGGGTCCTGGTCCGTGCTCTTCAGGGCGTCCCAGAGCGCCGAGTACGACAGCTTCGTCTGGCTGCTGATGATCGTGTGGAGGGCCGACTTGAGGCTCGTTCCCGTCTTGCCGACCGCGTTCTTGTAGTACGTCGAGTCGTAGGCCGTCGTCGTCGCCGCGGCCGGGGTCGCGGTCAGCGCGGGAGCGGCGAGGCCGACCAGTACGGCGGCGGTGGCCAGTGCCACCGGCTTCCAGCGGCGTATGCGTGTCGCCAGCATGTGGGGTGTCCCATCTACGCGGGTTGAATGGAGGCGGCACTCGGGAGAGTGACATGGACATGCGGCCATGTCCATGGCTTGAAGATGTCGATCAGATGACGTGAACCGGCAAGTCGGGCGTGTTCTACGCGAGTTGACCGTCGGTCGGCGCACGGGAACGGCCCCTGACCGGATGGTCAGGGGCCGCCGGGGCCGCACCGGTCAGCCGACGTCCGATGCGTCCAGCCGGTAGATCGCCGACCGGTTGCTCTGCGAGGAGGTGTCCGAGTCGGAGGCGGAGGCCGACGTGGAGGCCGAGCCGTAGTCGCTCTCCTTCACCGCCGTACCGTTCTTCTGCACCCACTCCGTGACCTCGGAGCTGACGTTCGAGCCGCCGCCCGGACCGCCGCCCATGCCGCCGCCGATCTGGAGGTAGTGCAACTCGCCCTTCTTCACCAGCTCCTTGAGCTTGGCCAGCGTCATCGCCTTGTCGGAGCCCGACCAGCCCCACATGGAGATCACCGGCTCACCGCTGCTGAGGATGAGCTGCGCGGCGCTCTGCGAACTGGACACCGCGAGCAGCCACTTGGCGCCGTCCTGGTGCTTCTTCAGGTACGAGACGAGCTCGCTGTTCGCGCCGCCCATGTCGCCGCCCGGACCTCCGCCCGTGCCACCGGGACCGCCCGTCGTGCCACCGGGCTGTCCGCCGGTGCCGGTGCCGGTGCCGGTGCCGCCCACTGCCGTACCGCCGTCGGGGGGCGTACCGTCCATCTCGCCGTTGCCACCTGGCAGTTCGCCATTGCCGCCCTGCTGCCCACCGGGGAAGCCGCCCGCCTGGTTGTTCTGCCCGTCCTGCCGGCCCTGCCCGCCTTCCGGCCCCCCGTCGCCCCCGCCGGGGACCCCGCCCCGGTTGCCGCCGCCCGGGCCGCCGAAGCCGCCGCCCGTCGAGGGCCCGGCCGTCGGGTTCGTACCGCCCATGCCGCCACCCCCCGACTCCGACGGCACCGACCAGGCGTACGCCGCCGGACCCGCCACCGCCGCGACGACCGCCGCCGCCACGGAGGCCGCGAACAGCCGCAGCTTGTTGCCGGAGCTGCCGGAGCGGAAGACGAACAGACCCGCGATCGCCAGAGCCATGACGACTCCGACGGCCGGCCACAACCAGGTGTTCCAGCCGGTGGCCCGGCGCAACAGCACGATCGCCCATACGGCCGTGACCGCGAGGCCGAGCGGCAGCACCCACGCCCACCGCCTGTCCGCGCGGAAGGCACGCAGCAGCATCAGGCCGCCGCCCCCGCACAGGGCCGCGATGCCCGGGGCGAGCGCGGTCGTGTAGTACGGGTGCATGACGCCCTCGGCCATGGCGAAGGTCAGGTAGTGCAGGGCGGTCCAGCCGCCCCACATGACGAGCGCGGCGCGCGTGAGATCGGTGCGCGGGGCACGCCCGCACAGGACGATCCCGCAGATCAGCGCGATGGCCGTGAAGGGAATCAGCCAGGAGATCTGGCCGCCGAGGATCTCGTTGAACATACGGCCGAGACCCGCGGTCCCGGAGAAGCCGCCGCCGCCTCCGCCGCCTCCGCCGTTGCCCTCGCCGCCGAGGATCCGGCCGAGGCCGTTGTAGCCCGTGATCAGGTCCCAGGCGGTGCCGTCCGTCGAACCGCCGATGTACGGCCGCTCGTCGGCGGGCACGAGCGACACGGCCGCCGCCCACCAGAAGCTGGAGACGGCCAGGACCACGCCCGCGATCAGCAGGTTCACGATCCGCTTCACGAGCTTCGGCTTCGCCGCGTACAGGTAGGCCGCGAAGACGGCGGGCAGCGCGATGTAGCCCTGCAGCATCTTCGTGTTGAACGCGAGTCCGAAGCAGGCGGCCGAGGCGAGCAGCGGCAGCAGCCTGCCGCCCCGCGCGGCCCGCAGGGCGAGCGCCGCGGCGGCCACCATCAGGAACACCAGCAGCGTGTCGGGGTTGTTGTCCCGGTTGATGGCCACGGTGATCGGGGTCAGGGCGAGGACCAGTGCGGCGACGGTGGCGGCCCCGTGGCCCCACACCCGCTTCACGGAGGCGTGCAGGATCCAGATCGTCGCGAGGGCGGCCAGGATCATCGGCAGCATCATCTGCCAGGTGCCGTAGCCGAAGATCCGGCACGACAGCCCCATGACCATCAGCGCGAACGGCGGCTTGTCGACGGTCAGGAAGTTGCCCGCGTCCAGTGAGCCGAAGAACCACGCCTTCCAGCTCTGTGTGCCGCTCAGCACTGCGGCGCTGTAGAAGCTGTTCAGGCTCGAGCCGGACAGGTTCCAGGAGTAGAGCACCGCCGCCAGGATCAGGATCGCGATCAGTGCGGGGAGCGACCAGCGGGGCGCCTTCTCCGGTGGCGCCGCGGTCGGGGCCGGCGGCGGCCGGTCGGGGGACACGGTCTCTGTGCGGGGGCGTGGATCGGTGGCTGATGTCACCCGCGCATCGTGCGGGGCGGGGGTGAGTGCGCGCTGTGCCGTACCTGGCCCTCGCCTGTGAAAACGCGCAGGACTCCGCAGAGGGACTCGGCTCGAAGGCCCGTCGCTGCGCGCGTACGGTTGGGGTATGGCCTGTTCTGCTCCCGCACAGGAGGGAAAGGCGATGCCCGAGTTCAGGGTCGGCACACAGGAGAAGTTCGAGGCAGCCCGGGCGGAGCTGCTCGCCGAGGAGAAGGCGCTCACCCGGCGCAGCGACGAACTCGCGAGGAAGCGGAGGGAGCTTCCGTGGGTGCCGGTCGAGAAGGACTACCGCTTCGAGACCGAGGGCGGGACCAAGTCGCTGGCGGACCTCTTCGACGGGCGTTCGCAGCTGCTCGTCTACCACTTCATGTTCGGCCCACCGTACGAGGCGGGATGCACGGTCTGCTCCTCGATCGCCGACACCCTCGACGCCAACGTGGTCCACCTCAGGGCCCGCGACGTGACGCTGATCTGCTGCTCGCGGGCGCCGATCGACAAGCTCCTCGCGTACCGGGAGCGGATGGGCTGGAGCTTCGACTGGGTCTCCACCGTCGGCCCCGACTTCCACCGCGACCTGGGCTTCCTGCACTCCGAGGACGAGCTGCGGTCGTGGCTCGAGGGCGACATCCCGCCGACCGTGCGCCAGATGGCGGAGCTGTCCGGCACGGACGTGCCCAGTTACGTCACCGAGGGTCCCGGGATGAGTGCCTACGCCCTCTCTGAGGGCACCGTCTACCGGACGTACGTCACCACCGCGCGCGGCCTCGAGCCCGCCATGGCCTACTACGGGCTGCTCGACAGGGCACCGCTGGGCCGCCACGAGGAGGGCGAGGACACCCACTGGCTGCGCCGGCACGACGAGTACGGCAGGACCTGAGACAGCTCTTCACGGGATCGCCCACCCGGCGTCATCCGCCCGTCCTACGGTGACGCCCATGGGCCTGAGAACCGTACTCGCCACCGTCACCGCCGGCCTGGCGGCGCTCACCTGCCTGTCCGCCGCCGGTCAGGCCGACGCCACCACCGGGGAGAACCACGCCTGTTCGCCCTCCGTCTCCATCGACCGCTTCTCCGACGCCCTCGACAAGACGACGTACCGGGGCACCTTCGTCGGCAACTTCTCCGCGCTCGCCGTCGACCGGGACGGCTCGCTCGCCGCGCTCTCCGACCGCTCGGCGCTGTTCGGCCTCGACGCGCAGACGCTCGCCCCGAGGTCCGTCGTCGCGCTCGCCGACGAGAAGGGCGCCGCGCTCGACTCCGAGGGCCTGGTCGTCGAACTCCCCCACTCTCGGCTTCGCTCGAGCGGGGGGACCCCCATCGGCACCCGTCTGATCACCTCCGAGACCGAGCCGTCCGTACGCCGCTACGGCCCCGACGGCACGATCCTCGACCGGCTCCCGGTCCCGGCCTCCCTCCAGGTCGCCCCGGCCGGCCGCGCCGTCTCCAACGGCACCTTCGAAGGCCTGACCCTCCTGCCCGGCGGCCGCACGCTGCTCGCGTCCATGGAGTACGCGCTCTCCGGCGACACCGCGGGCCTCGTCCGCTTCCAGACCTGGGACAGGACGAACGGCGGCCACTTCCGGCTCGCCGCCCAGTACGCCTACCGCACCGACGCCGGCCTCGGCGTCCCCGAGGTCCAGGCCACCCCGGACGGCCGCCTCCTCGTCCTGGAGCGCGGCTTCACCTCCGGCGTCGGCAACACGGTCCGCCTCTACCTCGCCGACCCGCGGCACGCGACGGACACGAGCGGCATCGAGAACCTGACGGGCCAGGACGACGTACGCCTGATCAAGAAGACGCTGCTGGCCGACATCGCCGCCTGCCCGTCCCTGGGCGCCACCGCGAAGCAGCCCCAGCCGAACCCGCTGCTGGACAACATCGAGGGCATGGTGATCACGGGCCACGGCAAGGGCCGTCTGAAGGTCCTGCTGGTGAGCGACGACAACCAGAACGCGGTGCAGACGACGCGGTTCTATTACCTGCGGGTACGTGTCTGAATCCGGCCTCCCGACTGTTGCGGAGGGATGAAATCCGCTTCTTTCCGTGTTGGTGCCTTCCGGTAGATCAGGACGATCGGAGGGCACCGGCGTGGCAGAGCAGCAGGGGGAGACCAGGGGCTGGGTACGCAGACTGGCGGGATACGCCTGGCGTCACCCCAAGGACGTGGTCCTCGCCCTCGGCTCCTCCCTCGCCGGCATGGCCGTCATGGCGGTGGTCCCGCTGATCACCAAGGTGATCATCGACGACGTCATCGGCGACCACACCCGGGGCATGGCCCCCTGGGCCGGGGCCATGATCGCCGCCGCGGTCCTCGTCTACGCCCTCACCTACATCCGCCGCTACTACGGCGGCCGCCTCGCCCTCGACGTCCAGCACGACCTGCGCACGGAGATGTTCGGGACGATCACCCGTCTCGACGGCCGCCGGCAGGACGAGCTGTCCACAGGCCAGGTCGTCGGCCGGGCCACCAGCGACCTGCAGCTGATCCAGGGCCTGCTCTTCATGCTCCCGATGACCATCGGGAACGTCCTGCTCTTCCTGATCTCCCTCGTGATCATGGCGTCGCTGTCCCTGCCGCTGACCCTGGTAGCCCTCGCCGTCGCCCCCGCGCTCGGGTACATCGCCAAGCGCAGCCGTACCAAGCTCCACCCCGCCACCTGGTACGCCCAGGCCCAGGCCGCCGCCGTCGCGGGTGTGGTCGACGGAGCCGTCAGCGGCGTACGCGTGGTGAAGGGGTTCGGGCAGGAGGACCAGGAGACCGGCAAGCTGCGTGAGGTCGGCCGGCGGCTCTTCGCGGGCCGTCTGCGCACGATCCGCTTCAACGCCAGGTACACCCCCGCCCTCCAGGCCGTCCCCGCCCTCGGCCAGGTCGCCATGCTGGCGCTGGGCGGCTGGCTCGCGGTGCGCGGG includes these proteins:
- a CDS encoding endonuclease I family protein encodes the protein MLATRIRRWKPVALATAAVLVGLAAPALTATPAAATTTAYDSTYYKNAVGKTGTSLKSALHTIISSQTKLSYSALWDALKSTDQDPNNSSNVKLLYSGISRSKSLNGGSSGNWNREHVWAISHGDLTTSTGPGTDLHHIRPEDVTVNSIRGNKDFDNGGSSFTNSGGSLTDSDSFEPRDAVKGDVARMIFYMAVRYEGDDGWANLEVNSSVNNGGSPYMGRLAVLKAWNDEDPPDAFEERRNQVIYDTYQHNRNPFIDHPEWVEAIW
- a CDS encoding ArnT family glycosyltransferase → MTSATDPRPRTETVSPDRPPPAPTAAPPEKAPRWSLPALIAILILAAVLYSWNLSGSSLNSFYSAAVLSGTQSWKAWFFGSLDAGNFLTVDKPPFALMVMGLSCRIFGYGTWQMMLPMILAALATIWILHASVKRVWGHGAATVAALVLALTPITVAINRDNNPDTLLVFLMVAAAALALRAARGGRLLPLLASAACFGLAFNTKMLQGYIALPAVFAAYLYAAKPKLVKRIVNLLIAGVVLAVSSFWWAAAVSLVPADERPYIGGSTDGTAWDLITGYNGLGRILGGEGNGGGGGGGGGFSGTAGLGRMFNEILGGQISWLIPFTAIALICGIVLCGRAPRTDLTRAALVMWGGWTALHYLTFAMAEGVMHPYYTTALAPGIAALCGGGGLMLLRAFRADRRWAWVLPLGLAVTAVWAIVLLRRATGWNTWLWPAVGVVMALAIAGLFVFRSGSSGNKLRLFAASVAAAVVAAVAGPAAYAWSVPSESGGGGMGGTNPTAGPSTGGGFGGPGGGNRGGVPGGGDGGPEGGQGRQDGQNNQAGGFPGGQQGGNGELPGGNGEMDGTPPDGGTAVGGTGTGTGTGGQPGGTTGGPGGTGGGPGGDMGGANSELVSYLKKHQDGAKWLLAVSSSQSAAQLILSSGEPVISMWGWSGSDKAMTLAKLKELVKKGELHYLQIGGGMGGGPGGGSNVSSEVTEWVQKNGTAVKESDYGSASTSASASDSDTSSQSNRSAIYRLDASDVG
- a CDS encoding DUF899 domain-containing protein; its protein translation is MPEFRVGTQEKFEAARAELLAEEKALTRRSDELARKRRELPWVPVEKDYRFETEGGTKSLADLFDGRSQLLVYHFMFGPPYEAGCTVCSSIADTLDANVVHLRARDVTLICCSRAPIDKLLAYRERMGWSFDWVSTVGPDFHRDLGFLHSEDELRSWLEGDIPPTVRQMAELSGTDVPSYVTEGPGMSAYALSEGTVYRTYVTTARGLEPAMAYYGLLDRAPLGRHEEGEDTHWLRRHDEYGRT
- a CDS encoding esterase-like activity of phytase family protein, yielding MGLRTVLATVTAGLAALTCLSAAGQADATTGENHACSPSVSIDRFSDALDKTTYRGTFVGNFSALAVDRDGSLAALSDRSALFGLDAQTLAPRSVVALADEKGAALDSEGLVVELPHSRLRSSGGTPIGTRLITSETEPSVRRYGPDGTILDRLPVPASLQVAPAGRAVSNGTFEGLTLLPGGRTLLASMEYALSGDTAGLVRFQTWDRTNGGHFRLAAQYAYRTDAGLGVPEVQATPDGRLLVLERGFTSGVGNTVRLYLADPRHATDTSGIENLTGQDDVRLIKKTLLADIAACPSLGATAKQPQPNPLLDNIEGMVITGHGKGRLKVLLVSDDNQNAVQTTRFYYLRVRV